From the Cohaesibacter sp. ES.047 genome, the window CGGCTGAATCGATGATCATGTCGAGCTGATGGTTTGATGCATCCCCGACGATATCCGCGATGTCTTTTTCCGTGATTTCGCCCTGATTCATCGCATAAAGACACAGCTTCTGGACCTCTGCGCGAGAGGCCATGCGGTCCGCTCCGAGATTGTCCAGCAGCAGCTCGCGCGCCTCACGGGTGAGGGTCAGCCCGGCAATGGCGATTTCTTCCTCGATAATGGAATTGAGCGCGGCGCGGGCGTCGACATAGCAGGGCAGAGCGACTGCACTATGCGCCTTTTCGATGGACTTACGCAAAGCGGCGGATTTCTTCAGATCACCCGCCTTGATGATGACATAGGCATCGCGAGGCGGCGATGACAGCAGCGGATCTATAGCCGGCTGGATTGATTTGCTGGAGCTCATCTGAACAACGATGACGCGACAGCCGCCAAACAGGGGGATGGTGTTGGCTTCGTCCGCCAGCCGCATGGGATCTGAAGCGATATCGCCCGAATCAACCCGCAACATGGCAAAGGGATCAGTGTTGTCCTTGAGATAGACCTTGGCCAGACGGTCGGCGCGTTCGGCAACCAGGCCCGTGTCCTGACCATAAATGAGGATGACTTTGTAGGAAGGGTTGGGTTTGACGATGAAACCGTCAACCAAATTGGCCTTGATTTGCGCCATGTCCTGTTCCCACGCTCCGGCTATTTGATGAGGGGTCTGTACTCGGTGTTGGAAAAGATTTGCCGAATTGGCAGGTGGCTGTCAACTCGGCTGGTGATCATGGTCGCCCGGATACGGTCACTTAAGGCCAGTGTCCGGTTGGTGAGGCTTCTGCACTTTGCTCGAACGCTTAATTGGGGGCGTTAGTTGCCCGATACAAAGTAGGTTGAAAGCCGAAGCTGGATGTCGTTGGCGACCTGTTGTGCGGCGCGGTTTTCCGCGTCTCTGAGGGCCCTGTCGTTGGCAAAGCGCTGCGTGCTGCGGGCAAAGGAAGCGGTAAAGAAGCTCGAGCCTGTCGTGGCGATCGTGCCATCGGCGATCTTGATGAGCTTGTAGGTTGCCGTCAGGCTGACGCGCGTGGTTTTGGCAAGGCCGGTTCCGTTTTCGATATCAAAGGAGTTGTTTGTGTTCTTGAGTGCGATGTCGAGCCGATAGGCGGGCGTGGCTGCTTCTCCACCGCCGGTGAAAGCAAAGATCAGGTGGTTCCGGATCTCTTGCTCCACACGATTGTTGGCGGGTTCGATCTGAACGCTCGCCAACTCCGCCGACAGGCTCTGATCCGTGATCGTCGGAGCGGTAGAATAGAGCGGACGCACCTGACAGGCCGACAAAGCCAGTCCAAGGCCGAGGCAGGCCACCAGTGAAAGAGAGCCTGCCCTGACTTTGCGATTAAACGACAACATTGACGATCCTTTTCGGCACTACAATGATCTTGCGTGGCTGGTTGCCATCCAGAGCCTTGATCACGGGATCCGATTCCAGAACGGCCTGCTCGATTGTAGCCTGATCTGCATCAGCAGCAACGGTTATTTCGCCGCGTTTTTTGCCGTTGATCTGAATGGGCAGGGTCAATTCGTCTTCGACCAGCATGGCTTTGTCGGTTTGCGGCCATGCATGGGTGGAAACAAGGCCATCCTTGCCGAGAAGGCTCCAGCATTCTTCTGCCAGATGCGGCATCATTGGCGCGGCCATCATGATGAGCAGCTCCATGCTTTCATTGAGCGCCCAGACGAGGGATGGATCGGCGTCGAGCTTGTCTTTCTTGACCACGGCGGCGATGTTGTTGACCAACTGGTAGATCTGCGCGACCGAGCGATTGAAGCCCAGCTGTTCGATGTTGGATTCAACAGCAGCCAGTGTCTTGTGGCTGGCCTTGCGCAAGGAGAGTGCTTCGTCGCTGAAGCGCTCCGGTTTGGCCGGGATGTTCGATCCGATGAACTCGGCGCTGTCAACGACAAGGCGCCAGATGCGCTGAATGAAGCGGTGAGACCCTTCGGCGCCGGCTTCGGTCCAGATCACGTCGCGTTCCGGAGGGCTGTCGGAGAGCATGAACCAGCGGGCCGTGTCGGCACCGAACGTCTCGATGATGTCGGTCGGGTCCACGGTATTCTTCTTGGATTTCGACATCTTCTCGACGGAGCCGATGGTGATGGGTTCGCCGGTTTCATTGTGTGTTGCGCTGCGCTTTCCATCCGCGTCCTGTATGGTGATTTCTGCGGGGGAGACCCAGCGTCCATCTTTACCCTTGTAGGTTTCGTGGTTGACCATGCCCTGCGTGAAGAGGCCCTTGAAGGGCTCCTTGACGGTCATGTGACCGGTTTCCTTCATGGCGCGGGCAAAGAAGCGGGAGTAGAGCAGATGTAGAATGGCATGCTCGATGCCGCCGATATACTGATCGACCGGCAGCCACTCATCGACCATTTTGGTGTCGGTCGGCGTGTCCTGACGCGGGGCCGTGAAGCGGGCGAAATACCAGGAGCTGTCCACGAAGGTGTCCATGGTGTCGGTTTCGCGCCGAGCCGGTTTGCCACAGTTGGGGCAGGTGCAGTTGCGCCATGTGGGATGACGGTCAAGCGGGTTGCCCGGTTTGTCGAAATTGATGTCGTCCGGCAGCTTGATCGGCAGATTTTCTTTCTTCTCGGGAACCACGCCGCAGTCTTCGCAGTGGATCATCGGAATAGGGCAGCCCCAATAGCGCTGGCGGGAAATACCCCAGTCGCGCAGGCGATATTGCACCTTGCGTTCGGCCTGAGGTTTGCCGTCTATGAGGTTGGCTTCCAGTTTCTCTGCAACAGCATTTTTAGCGTCGGCAATGGACATGCCATCGAGGAATTCGGAATTGAAGATCGTGCCTTCACCGGTGTAGGCCTCGTCAGCGACGTCAAAGCTTTTGGGGTCCTCGCCCTTTGGCAGAACCACCGGGGTGACGTTAAGATCATATTTGCGAGCAAAATCAAGGTCTCGCTGGTCATGAGCCGGGCAGGCGAAGATCGCGCCCGTGCCATAATCCATGAGGATGAAGTTGGCGACATAGACCTTCAGGGTGATGGCCGGATCGAGCGGATGTACCACGGCGAGGCCCGTATCGAAGCCGACTTTTTCCGCGGTTTCAAGTTCGGCCGCAGACGTGCCCATCTTTTGGCAAAGCTCGACAAAGGCCTGAAGCTCTGGATTGTCCTTGGCCAGTTCCTTGGTCAATGGATGATCGGCGGACAAACCCATGAAGGATGCGCCAAACAGCGTGTCGGGGCGGGTGGTGAAGATCTCGATTTCCGAGTGACCATGGCTTTCTTCGGTCAGTTGGAAGCGGATCTGAAGACCCTCGGACTTGCCAATCCAGTTCTGCTGCATGAGCCGGACTTTATCCGGCCAGCGATCGAGATGCTGGATTTCCTCTAAAAGGTCTTCGGCGAAGTCGGTGATCTTGAAAAACCACTGGGTAAGCTCGCGCTGCTCGACCTCGGCACCGGAGCGCCAGCCCTTGCCGTCAATAACCTGCTCGTTGGCCAGCACCGTGTGATCGACCGGATCCCAGTTGACCTTGGCATTCTTGCGGTAGGCGAGGCCTTTCTCCGCAAAATCGAGAAACAGCATCTGCTGGCGATGATAATAGTCCACGTCGCAGGTGGCGAACTCGCGATCCCAGTCCAGTGACAGGCCCATGAGCTGAAGCTGGGCGCGCATCGTTGCGATGTTTTCGTAGGTCCAGTCCTTGGGATGGATCTTGTTCTGCATCGCGGCGTTTTCCGCCGGCATGCCGAAAGCATCCCAACCCATGGGATGCAGAACGTTGAACCCTTTGGCGCGCTTGTAGCGGGCAACCACGTCGCCCATGGTGTAGTTCCGCACATGGCCCATGTGGATGCGTCCAGACGGGTAGGGGAACATTTCCAGGACGTAGTATTTCGGGCGGGGGTCTTCGTTTTCGGTCCGGAAGATTTTCTTGGAATCCCAAGTCTGTTGCCAGCGGATTTCTGCTTCTCGTGCGTTGTAGCGTTCAGTCGCCATAGGTCTTCGCCAATGCCTCGATTGTCTTGTCGTTAGTGGCCTGACCTTCACCAGATTTATCCTATTGCGTCAACCCATTTCGCAGATTTCGGCCCTTTGGGCCTGTTCAATCTTGCGATGTGCATGCGAAGGGGGTAATTTGTCGTGCATAATGCTGGACAGAGCCGGGCGGGATTCGCTCATGGCGTCCCACCAAGTCGGAGTTTGAAAAAGGACGATGGGTATATCATCCAAGCTGGCCGAGGTTCGCAAGGCCATCGCGGAGTGCGAAAAAGAAGCAGAACGAGCACAGGATAGTGTGACACTCATCGCTGTTTCAAAGACATTCGATGCTGATGTGATCCGAAAGGCACTTGAGGCCGGTCAGAGGGTCTTTGGTGAGAACAAGGTCCAGGAAGCCAAGGGCAAATGGCCCGAATTGCGTGACGAGTTCGAGGGTGTCGAGCTGCATCTCATCGGCCCACTTCAATCGAACAAGGCAAAGGATGCCGTTGCTCTGTTCGATGTCATTCATTCGGTGGATCGCAAAAAGATCGCGCGCACCATTCGACTGGAAATGGAAAAGCAAAGCCGGCAGGTTGATCTGTTTGTTCAGATCAACACCGGGTCCGAGCCGCAAAAAGCAGGCATTCTACCTGAGGAAGCCGATGATTTTCTTGGCTTTTGCAAGGTGGAGCTTGGTCTCACCATCCGCGGTCTGATGTGTATTCCACCAGCTGACGACAATCCCAAGGCGCATTTCAAGCTGCTGCGCAAGATTGCCAAGCGCAATGATATCAAGGACCTGTCGATGGGCATGAGCGCCGATTATGGCGAAGCCATCAAACAGGGGTCCACATTTGTCCGGGTGGGGAGCGCCATCTTCGGACATCGCAAAAAGCCGGTTTCGATCTAGGCCCATTTTGCGGCTTAAGCTGATAAATCACCGCACGATTCGGATCTGCGTTTGGGGCCCCATATGGGCGAGCACCAGGCGCAGATCTCTTTTATCAAGGGCAATACAGCCTTCTGTCGGCTTGTAGCCTTCGCGCGCGACATGCATGAAAAGCGCGCTGCCCTTATTCCTGGTGCGTTTCGTGATGTTGATATCGAGAACAACCACCAGATCATAAAGATTATCTTCGCGCATCATCCGCTCGTGAGAGGTAGAAAAAGGCAGCCGTACCAGACGGTTGTAGCTGGCGTGATCGGGCGAATCACACCAACCCATCCCGGCATGGATCGGGGTGAAGGGCAGGATTGAGCGCGGACGGTTTTCGCGATCTGCGCGATAAAATCCATAAAGTGGTCTGGTTACTGTGATCGGCGTGCCACCGTCCCCTTCGCGCTTTTTCGATGTCATGCCGCGTCTTCCCAACGCGACCGGAAAGACATGACTGCCCATTTGCAGCAGTCCTTTTGCGGGATCGCGTGGGTCGGTTCGTATGGTGAGAGCAGAGACGATTGGCATAGGGCAGTGGACTTCAAAAGGTTTGGCGGATGTGTTGATTCCGCGACATTTGTAGCAAGTCTGCCGTCCGACGTGTAGCTTTCTTGTCGGTGGCGTCTGTTTGGTGAGCCGTCAGACGCATGATCGGTCCGGTCTTTCTTGGTGGTAACCCATAGGGTTTGACGTCATTAAGTTACAAATGACTCACCGGCATTTTTCTTGCATTGCCAATATCTTGACCAATGTACCGGCTTGCTCTTGTCGTTCGGTGGCAAGAGCGAGTCCATGGAGTAGCAATAGGAAATTGAACATCATGAGCGAAGATCTTCATGAAACGGATCGCTATGTCAGCTTTGTGGGCATCGAATGTGATCGGAATGCCGAAATCCTTCTCACCTATATCGAGCGTCTGGCGACCGGCCCGGCCAGCGACAATCCCTATTGGCAGGCCTTTCTCGGCAAGATCGAAAAAAGCCGTGCTGGCGATACCGCCACAGGGGATGCGCTGTTTGTGGTTCATTCGCACATCAATATCATTCGCGAGCTGTTCGAGGAGCATCAGGATGAAGTCGCGATGGCTCTGCTGGAGAAGGTCGAGCTCGAGTGCTGTTAGTCTCT encodes:
- the leuS gene encoding leucine--tRNA ligase — its product is MATERYNAREAEIRWQQTWDSKKIFRTENEDPRPKYYVLEMFPYPSGRIHMGHVRNYTMGDVVARYKRAKGFNVLHPMGWDAFGMPAENAAMQNKIHPKDWTYENIATMRAQLQLMGLSLDWDREFATCDVDYYHRQQMLFLDFAEKGLAYRKNAKVNWDPVDHTVLANEQVIDGKGWRSGAEVEQRELTQWFFKITDFAEDLLEEIQHLDRWPDKVRLMQQNWIGKSEGLQIRFQLTEESHGHSEIEIFTTRPDTLFGASFMGLSADHPLTKELAKDNPELQAFVELCQKMGTSAAELETAEKVGFDTGLAVVHPLDPAITLKVYVANFILMDYGTGAIFACPAHDQRDLDFARKYDLNVTPVVLPKGEDPKSFDVADEAYTGEGTIFNSEFLDGMSIADAKNAVAEKLEANLIDGKPQAERKVQYRLRDWGISRQRYWGCPIPMIHCEDCGVVPEKKENLPIKLPDDINFDKPGNPLDRHPTWRNCTCPNCGKPARRETDTMDTFVDSSWYFARFTAPRQDTPTDTKMVDEWLPVDQYIGGIEHAILHLLYSRFFARAMKETGHMTVKEPFKGLFTQGMVNHETYKGKDGRWVSPAEITIQDADGKRSATHNETGEPITIGSVEKMSKSKKNTVDPTDIIETFGADTARWFMLSDSPPERDVIWTEAGAEGSHRFIQRIWRLVVDSAEFIGSNIPAKPERFSDEALSLRKASHKTLAAVESNIEQLGFNRSVAQIYQLVNNIAAVVKKDKLDADPSLVWALNESMELLIMMAAPMMPHLAEECWSLLGKDGLVSTHAWPQTDKAMLVEDELTLPIQINGKKRGEITVAADADQATIEQAVLESDPVIKALDGNQPRKIIVVPKRIVNVVV
- the lptE gene encoding LPS assembly lipoprotein LptE; this encodes MLSFNRKVRAGSLSLVACLGLGLALSACQVRPLYSTAPTITDQSLSAELASVQIEPANNRVEQEIRNHLIFAFTGGGEAATPAYRLDIALKNTNNSFDIENGTGLAKTTRVSLTATYKLIKIADGTIATTGSSFFTASFARSTQRFANDRALRDAENRAAQQVANDIQLRLSTYFVSGN
- a CDS encoding YggS family pyridoxal phosphate-dependent enzyme, which produces MGISSKLAEVRKAIAECEKEAERAQDSVTLIAVSKTFDADVIRKALEAGQRVFGENKVQEAKGKWPELRDEFEGVELHLIGPLQSNKAKDAVALFDVIHSVDRKKIARTIRLEMEKQSRQVDLFVQINTGSEPQKAGILPEEADDFLGFCKVELGLTIRGLMCIPPADDNPKAHFKLLRKIAKRNDIKDLSMGMSADYGEAIKQGSTFVRVGSAIFGHRKKPVSI
- the cowN gene encoding N(2)-fixation sustaining protein CowN — protein: MSEDLHETDRYVSFVGIECDRNAEILLTYIERLATGPASDNPYWQAFLGKIEKSRAGDTATGDALFVVHSHINIIRELFEEHQDEVAMALLEKVELECC
- the holA gene encoding DNA polymerase III subunit delta, whose product is MAQIKANLVDGFIVKPNPSYKVILIYGQDTGLVAERADRLAKVYLKDNTDPFAMLRVDSGDIASDPMRLADEANTIPLFGGCRVIVVQMSSSKSIQPAIDPLLSSPPRDAYVIIKAGDLKKSAALRKSIEKAHSAVALPCYVDARAALNSIIEEEIAIAGLTLTREARELLLDNLGADRMASRAEVQKLCLYAMNQGEITEKDIADIVGDASNHQLDMIIDSAAQGQIGDLDSQLEQILRSGQNPGVIGSASLRHFQMLERCLHLMDSGASPQSALDRVAPMIHFKRKPNIQSQLVIWSSSKASRACELLGQSLANSRKHYPLAETIISETLLMIAATAQRARR
- a CDS encoding L,D-transpeptidase, whose protein sequence is MGSHVFPVALGRRGMTSKKREGDGGTPITVTRPLYGFYRADRENRPRSILPFTPIHAGMGWCDSPDHASYNRLVRLPFSTSHERMMREDNLYDLVVVLDINITKRTRNKGSALFMHVAREGYKPTEGCIALDKRDLRLVLAHMGPQTQIRIVR